The following are encoded together in the Manduca sexta isolate Smith_Timp_Sample1 chromosome 22, JHU_Msex_v1.0, whole genome shotgun sequence genome:
- the LOC115455324 gene encoding uncharacterized protein LOC115455324, with product MVYYHTSSNIKILRNIMLDYAATSEVSPYEYMKTYIEKCPEDIQDAKISWIVESFLEIQKHIRFLKEIASYMSNELSDEDQDYVIIILHAVTFQIGPKCMPHLYKCLFNLSKPLLNGFTKFLGNNEILAFISQIAQSSYDTDYITEKIISPLFEWQPYISEMAHNYAEYVKKVESRRLKPPTVPIQPKVLSRKTKESPSPPLQVSLPVTPPNSVKNKCRRMLTKSAIDLKLKQVHEKNKQRANHLLNDVKNKHYHYAQVKSDKSYKKLSNIKDEIDNDITKPVTRPRHKFIIKGPPPPVKDTATTVKRINKRMQIVEEEEVQWLHSLVKSCNNVVKVEELEEYDRQERERERLYDIERKHLMGQISREEAFISKNKLREDNRKKYEQFLKEKEIWNEEIEKWKKSEIEKNRKYVEKLSMIELNILQAKNGVMEKKKDLAENIKKESEVMLAKAMKIKQEELDRKINMIKEIKILALIAKKAKAPKIIDLTESSGIGLLCEMSITELQERLNIMKMELKEELERKKTLIKEENTAAKQELEAAKSTIKNYMTERAILRKQNKKSNSNVEYKSSKEINDLKKMLEEKRKLRIKMSY from the coding sequence ATGGTTTATTATCACACATcgagcaatataaaaatattgagaaatattATGCTTGACTATGCGGCGACCAGTGAGGTATCACCATATGAGTAtatgaaaacttatattgaaaAGTGTCCAGAAGATATACAGGATGCGAAAATCTCATGGATTGTCGAATCATTCTTagagatacaaaaacatattcgGTTCTTGAAAGAGATAGCATCTTACATGTCGAATGAACTTTCAGACGAAGATCAGGATTACGTTATTATAATACTTCACGCCGTAACTTTCCAAATCGGTCCAAAATGTATGCCACACTTGTATAAGtgcttatttaatttaagcAAACCGCTTTTGAATGGTTTTACAAAGTTTTTGGGTAACAACGAAATCTTAGCTTTTATTTCACAGATAGCTCAGTCTAGTTATGACACAGATTATATAACTGAAAAAATTATTAGCCCTCTTTTTGAATGGCAACCTTACATTAGTGAAATggcacacaattatgccgaatACGTTAaaaaagttgaaagtaggaGATTAAAACCGCCCACTGTGCCTATACAGCCCAAAGTTTTAAGCCGCAAAACTAAAGAATCGCCGTCACCACCACTTCAGGTATCATTACCGGTTACTCCACCGAACtccgtaaaaaataaatgccGCAGAATGCTCACAAAAAGCGCAATCGATTTAAAACTGAAGCAAGtgcatgaaaaaaataaacaaagggcGAATCATTTACTTAATGACGTGAAGAATAAACATTATCATTATGCACAAGTAAAATCTGACAAATCTTACAAAAAACTTAGCAATATCAAAGATGAAATAGATAATGATATAACAAAACCAGTAACACGGCCaagacataaatttattatcaagGGACCACCTCCTCCTGTGAAAGATACTGCCACGACggtaaaaagaataaataaacgaATGCAAATAGTAGAGGAGGAGGAAGTGCAATGGTTACATAGTCTTGTAAAATCTTGTAATAACGTCGTAAAAGTTGAAGAACTTGAAGAGTATGACCGACAAGAACGAGAGAGGGAAAGATTATATGacattgaaagaaaacatcTGATGGGACAAATTTCACGAGAAGAAGCTttcatatctaaaaataaattgcgaGAGGATAATAGAAAAAAGTATGAAcagtttttaaaagaaaaagaaatttgGAATGAAGAAATTGAGAAGTGGAAGAAAAGTGAGATTgaaaaaaatcgtaaatatgTTGAAAAACTTTCTATGATAGAACTCAATATACTTCAAGCGAAAAATGGTGTAATGgaaaaaaagaaagatttaGCTGAAAATATTAAGAAAGAATCAGAAGTGATGCTTGCAAaagcaatgaaaataaaacaagaagaGTTGGATCGTAAAATTAACAtgattaaagaaattaaaatattagctCTTATTGCTAAGAAAGCTAAAGCCCCAAAAATTATAGATCTAACAGAATCTTCTGGCATAGGTTTATTATGTGAAATGTCCATCACTGAACTTCAAGAAAGATTAAACATTATGAAAATGGAACTAAAAGAAGAACTTGAGAGAAAGAAAACTcttataaaagaagaaaatacaGCTGCCAAACAGGAGTTGGAAGCTGCTAAAAgtactattaaaaattatatgaccGAACGGGCAATAttacgaaaacaaaataaaaaatcaaattctaaTGTTGAATATAAATCTTCAAAAGAaataaacgatttaaaaaagatgttagaagaaaaaagaaaattgcgAATAAAGATGAgttattga